The Syngnathus acus chromosome 2, fSynAcu1.2, whole genome shotgun sequence genomic interval TGGGTCCCGCAGGTCCTGCCAGGGGATTGGATGAGTAATGAAGACAGAGCTAAAACGATGGCTCCATGGCGGAGCAtcatccacccacccaccttGAGTGTGGTGAACTGGTACGGCACGTGTCCCTTGAAAGCATCATGGATGCCAGACAGGGTTTGGGCTGTCTTTTCCCAGAACTGAAGCAGGGTGGTCTGCGGGCGCAGGGAATGTGTGTGAAAAGCAGACAAATGAAGAACTGCAGACTTTGCTTGGACTAGTGATGGGACTACGCCTGTTGCCGTTGTGCCCATTGTTCTCTTGTCCCTGCGCTGACTTTGCATCTCCTCTATCTTGCTTTATCACTGAGTCAACCTTCTATCCTTCTTCTCTGCCTCTCGGTTCAAGGCAGACGCTCACTCCACAGGTTCTGGGTTTGGTTGCAGATTTCTTCCTAAGGTGGGCCAATGCAAAACGTCATAGCTGGGCTAACAAACATGATCGGTTTTGCTGCGTTATATAAGCAaccaatatttgaacacaaatagtggagcaacacatgcaGCAAGACAATCTGATAAGACTCACTGGCATATATTCGTCATTCTCTGTGACAAATGAGTGATATGATTGCAGTTTACCAAGGAGGACAATCtccttgtgtgtttgtatgcacGTATTATACTGCTCCCAGGTGGCCAAGGCAAACACAGCAGGAGGTGCCACACAATCGCAATGACTTAATCAGGACTATTTAATTACTCTATATCTTTATGAAATGTACAACATTTAGAGAGCATTATTTCCCATATTTTAAAGCATGTTATTATGGGGGACGGGGTCAGGCATTGTTCATGGAAAGAATTATACTCTCATGGCACTACTGTACGTCGAGTGCAGCATTTTCATCTTTGATCTACTTAATGTGTAAGGTGGAATAACTAGTAAGTGAATTGGTGCTATGCAACCGCACTTGACTAAAAGGTAGAGTATTTGGGCCAACCTGATAATTGCAAAGCGAGTGTGAGAGCATGTTGCAGCGACTGGCACCCAGCATGTCCACCTTCTGGCACACATCGTTCTTTAGCTTCTCAAAGTGGCTTTTGGTAGCCCTCACTTGGCCTTGGACCTGCCAAGAGATCAAATTGCTTAGTCCAGCCACCGTCCACAAACAAGGACCAAAGGGGGCAATAGTGAATTCAAATCCTGACCTTGCGGAACTTTTCCAGCTGTTTGTACGTGTCGGGGTCGAGTTCTTGAGAGATGTCTTTCATCCAGAGCAAAGCTCCTCTGTACTCCGTGCGAGCCTTCTCCATGTAACCGACGGTCAGGAACGTGTCGGCAATGGCACGTCGTCGGAAGGTCTCGACTTCCTGGTGCAAACGTTTCAGCGGCGCACAGAGCGCCATCCTGTAGAGAATAGAACCAAAGCTCGTTTAAATGCCAAGTGTTGTGTGCCCTCATCTACGGATCCTCGTGCCTCTAACCTCTTCTTGGCAGAGGCGCAAAGGGCCTTGCTGGTGGCATCCATCATGTTGCCAGCCTTGGTGCGGTCGTGTTCAGATTGGAAGCGGAGGAACAGGCCGAGCTCGTTTTCCTCCTGGGACAAACCTTCAGAGAACAAACGGTTTGCCGGCCTTTGCTATTGTTAGTTTGGGTGAACTGAAAGCTTTGCCGACGTCGGGACTCTCAACTTACGTGTGATCCGATGCTGGTACTTTTCAATCACCTTGAGCAACTCGGTGCAGGTAGACT includes:
- the ical1 gene encoding islet cell autoantigen 1-like isoform X4 codes for the protein MDGFVGELLGEDSSVVARMQKKFWKTKQVLIKATGKKEDEYVVASDADLDAKLEFFRSVQSTCTELLKVIEKYQHRITRLSQEENELGLFLRFQSEHDRTKAGNMMDATSKALCASAKKRMALCAPLKRLHQEVETFRRRAIADTFLTVGYMEKARTEYRGALLWMKDISQELDPDTYKQLEKFRKVQGQVRATKSHFEKLKNDVCQKVDMLGASRCNMLSHSLCNYQEEICNQTQNLWSERLP
- the ical1 gene encoding islet cell autoantigen 1-like isoform X3; this translates as MDGFVGELLGEDSSVVARMQKKFWKTKQVLIKATGKKEDEYVVASDADLDAKLEFFRSVQSTCTELLKVIEKYQHRITRLSQEENELGLFLRFQSEHDRTKAGNMMDATSKALCASAKKRMALCAPLKRLHQEVETFRRRAIADTFLTVGYMEKARTEYRGALLWMKDISQELDPDTYKQLEKFRKVQGQVRATKSHFEKLKNDVCQKVDMLGASRCNMLSHSLCNYQVGPNTLPFSQVRLHSTNSLTSYSTLHIK